The following are encoded in a window of Flavobacterium cupriresistens genomic DNA:
- a CDS encoding aspartate kinase, translating into MRVFKFGGASVKDAEGIKNVYDVLQKVGYEDVILIVSAMGKTTNALEVVIKNYFDKSQELNSSVQEIKKYHNQILLDLFEDEKNAVFTAVKEHFSELEFFLTHNKSPNYNFVYDQIVSFGELISTTILSHFMNFMGIKTQWLDVRNFIKTNANYRDAEVDWEVTQQNISKNVPRKTLNITQGFLGADENNFTTTLGREGSDYTAGIFAYCLNAESVTIWKDVPGVMNADPRYFENASLLNQISYREAIELAFYGATVIHPKTLQPLQKKEIPLYVKSFINPLLKGTCVSKGVDLEPQYPCFIVKRDQLLISLSSIDFSFIMEENISEIFALFHEFKIKVNLIQNSAISFSVCVEDKFGNFNELNTILSKKFKVDFSENVTLYTIRHFTEQAAQTVEENKEVLLKQVSRETMQIVTKESN; encoded by the coding sequence ATGAGAGTATTTAAATTTGGTGGAGCATCGGTAAAAGATGCGGAAGGAATAAAAAACGTATACGACGTTTTACAAAAAGTAGGCTATGAAGATGTGATTTTAATAGTTTCGGCTATGGGGAAAACCACAAATGCGCTTGAGGTGGTGATCAAGAATTATTTTGATAAATCTCAGGAGTTAAATTCATCTGTTCAGGAAATAAAGAAATACCACAATCAGATTTTATTAGATTTATTTGAAGATGAAAAAAATGCCGTTTTTACGGCTGTAAAAGAGCATTTTTCTGAATTAGAATTTTTCTTAACGCACAACAAATCACCTAACTATAATTTTGTTTACGATCAGATTGTAAGTTTTGGTGAACTGATTTCGACCACGATTCTAAGTCATTTCATGAATTTCATGGGCATCAAAACACAATGGCTTGATGTTCGTAATTTCATCAAAACCAATGCAAACTACAGAGATGCAGAAGTAGATTGGGAAGTTACACAACAAAACATCAGCAAAAATGTTCCGAGAAAAACATTAAACATCACTCAGGGATTTTTAGGTGCTGATGAAAATAACTTCACTACCACTTTAGGGCGTGAGGGTTCTGATTATACTGCCGGAATTTTTGCTTATTGCTTAAATGCTGAAAGTGTAACAATCTGGAAAGATGTTCCGGGAGTTATGAATGCCGATCCGCGTTATTTTGAAAATGCGAGTTTGTTAAACCAGATTTCGTATCGTGAAGCTATCGAATTGGCTTTTTACGGAGCAACGGTTATTCACCCGAAAACGCTGCAACCTTTACAGAAAAAAGAAATTCCGTTATACGTAAAATCGTTTATTAACCCCTTATTAAAAGGAACCTGTGTTTCTAAGGGCGTTGATTTAGAGCCACAATATCCTTGTTTTATCGTAAAAAGAGATCAACTTTTAATTTCGCTTTCTTCGATCGATTTCTCTTTTATTATGGAGGAAAATATCAGTGAAATTTTTGCTTTGTTTCATGAGTTTAAAATCAAAGTGAACTTAATTCAGAATTCAGCGATTAGCTTCTCGGTTTGTGTGGAAGATAAATTTGGGAATTTTAATGAATTGAATACGATACTGTCGAAAAAATTCAAAGTAGATTTTAGCGAAAATGTGACTTTATATACAATTCGTCACTTTACGGAACAAGCGGCGCAAACAGTTGAAGAAAACAAAGAAGTCTTACTGAAACAGGTAAGCCGTGAAACGATGCAAATCGTTACTAAAGAATCTAATTAG
- a CDS encoding S41 family peptidase produces the protein MKFNSKYLPIVVGAVFALGIVLGSLMNAPVEDQLLARNYSKTKLNKLIDFINNEYVDSVNTDSIVNLTVDNILSKLDPHSVYIPPTEQAEVAESMKGDFVGIGINFYMYKDSVAIIRPVENGPSAKAGLKSGDRILFAGKTKLFGRRLPSDSLFSKLKGIKGSEIELTVFRKSEQKKLKFKIKRDIIPIKSVDASILLDKSTGYIKINRFAETTYKEFKTGLTRLQQKGIQSLIIDLRDNGGGYMEEAVAIGDEFLKDKQLIVFTKSKNGSTEKTFANKGGSFENGKVYVLINENSASASEILAGALQDNDRGTIVGRRSFGKGLVQREMDFNDGSAVRLTVARYYTPTGRSIQKPYKKGNEEYYKESEDRIKSGELYAKDSIKIADTLKFKTPKGKIVYGGGGIVPDVFVPMEAEHGNENVAYLLQTGIVGHFVFEELDKNRNTFAGLHFNEFLVKMKDSDVYFKKFKNYILATGLDLKLDKTKALVNRYITAEFARQLYGELYYYNVILKDDAMVKAVLNSKK, from the coding sequence ATGAAATTTAATTCAAAATACTTACCCATTGTTGTAGGAGCTGTTTTTGCTCTTGGCATAGTTCTAGGAAGCCTGATGAATGCTCCCGTAGAGGATCAGCTGTTGGCTAGAAATTACTCCAAAACAAAACTCAACAAACTTATTGATTTTATCAATAATGAGTATGTTGACAGTGTGAATACCGACTCGATCGTAAACTTGACGGTCGATAATATCCTTTCAAAATTAGATCCGCATTCCGTTTACATTCCGCCAACAGAACAAGCAGAAGTGGCTGAAAGCATGAAAGGTGATTTTGTGGGTATCGGAATTAATTTTTATATGTACAAAGATTCCGTTGCGATCATCAGACCTGTTGAGAACGGACCTTCAGCAAAAGCCGGATTAAAATCGGGCGACCGGATTTTATTTGCCGGTAAAACGAAATTATTTGGCAGAAGACTACCTTCTGACAGTTTGTTTTCGAAACTAAAAGGAATAAAAGGTTCTGAAATTGAATTGACCGTTTTTAGAAAATCGGAGCAAAAGAAACTTAAGTTTAAAATTAAAAGAGATATCATTCCAATAAAAAGTGTCGATGCCTCTATATTGCTTGATAAAAGTACGGGTTATATAAAAATTAACCGTTTTGCGGAAACAACTTATAAAGAATTCAAAACAGGTTTAACCCGTTTACAGCAAAAAGGAATCCAATCCCTGATAATTGATCTTCGTGATAATGGAGGCGGTTATATGGAAGAAGCCGTGGCTATTGGTGATGAGTTTTTAAAAGACAAACAACTGATTGTTTTTACCAAAAGCAAAAATGGATCTACCGAAAAAACATTCGCCAATAAAGGAGGAAGTTTTGAAAACGGTAAAGTGTACGTTCTGATTAACGAAAACAGTGCGTCAGCAAGTGAAATTCTGGCCGGAGCACTTCAGGACAATGATCGTGGAACTATTGTAGGTCGTCGTTCTTTCGGAAAAGGATTGGTGCAACGCGAAATGGATTTCAACGACGGATCAGCCGTAAGGTTGACGGTAGCGAGATATTATACACCAACCGGAAGATCGATTCAGAAGCCTTATAAAAAAGGAAATGAAGAATATTACAAGGAGTCCGAAGATCGTATTAAATCAGGTGAACTTTATGCGAAAGACAGCATAAAAATAGCCGATACCTTAAAATTTAAAACGCCAAAAGGAAAAATTGTATACGGTGGTGGCGGAATCGTTCCGGATGTTTTTGTACCGATGGAAGCAGAGCACGGAAATGAAAACGTAGCTTATCTGCTTCAAACCGGAATCGTAGGGCATTTTGTTTTTGAGGAACTTGATAAAAACAGAAATACTTTTGCTGGACTTCATTTTAATGAGTTTTTGGTAAAAATGAAAGACTCAGATGTGTATTTTAAAAAATTTAAAAATTACATTCTGGCCACAGGTTTAGATCTGAAATTAGATAAAACCAAGGCATTGGTAAATCGTTATATCACGGCGGAGTTTGCCCGTCAATTGTACGGTGAATTGTATTATTATAATGTGATTCTAAAAGATGATGCCATGGTCAAAGCAGTTTTGAACTCAAAAAAGTAA
- a CDS encoding deoxycytidylate deaminase yields the protein MELKKINKYDKAYLRIAKEWSLLSYCKRKQVGAIIVKDRMIISDGYNGTPSGFENCCEDEEGLTRWDVLHAEANAILKVARSTQSCEGATLYITLSPCKECSKLIHQSGIKRVVYQNGYRDDSGIQFLIKAGVEVLHIPVLEE from the coding sequence ATGGAATTAAAAAAAATAAATAAATACGATAAAGCGTATTTGCGAATTGCCAAAGAATGGAGTTTGCTCTCTTATTGTAAACGCAAGCAGGTAGGAGCTATTATCGTAAAAGACCGGATGATTATTTCTGATGGTTACAACGGAACACCATCGGGATTTGAAAATTGCTGCGAAGATGAAGAAGGTTTGACGCGCTGGGATGTTTTACATGCTGAGGCCAATGCCATTCTGAAAGTAGCCAGATCAACACAATCTTGCGAAGGAGCAACCTTGTATATCACGTTGTCTCCTTGTAAAGAATGCAGTAAATTAATCCATCAGTCCGGAATCAAAAGAGTAGTTTATCAGAATGGTTACCGTGACGATTCCGGAATTCAATTTTTAATAAAAGCAGGTGTAGAAGTATTACATATTCCCGTTTTAGAAGAATAG
- a CDS encoding TerB family tellurite resistance protein has protein sequence MPFSELFDNEFKQRNRGHFSAIVRVAFADGKINDEEQAFLDKLASRLEISEEEYKEILSEPWKHPINPPYLHIQRIERLYDLARMVHIDHHLGDQQEIMLRRMGLALGFTPGNVDYIVSKALSLVDKKVDLDTFSFEMENMNK, from the coding sequence ATGCCATTTTCAGAATTATTTGATAACGAATTCAAACAAAGAAACAGAGGCCATTTCTCTGCAATTGTTCGTGTAGCTTTTGCTGACGGAAAAATTAATGACGAAGAGCAAGCCTTTTTGGACAAACTAGCTTCAAGATTAGAAATCTCGGAAGAAGAATACAAGGAAATCCTTAGTGAGCCTTGGAAACATCCAATAAACCCTCCTTACTTACACATACAACGTATAGAGCGTTTGTATGACTTAGCACGTATGGTACATATCGACCACCATTTGGGAGATCAACAAGAAATTATGTTAAGACGTATGGGGTTAGCTTTAGGTTTTACTCCGGGTAATGTGGATTATATTGTTTCTAAAGCACTAAGCTTGGTAGATAAAAAAGTAGATTTAGATACTTTTTCATTCGAAATGGAGAATATGAACAAATAG
- a CDS encoding GNAT family N-acetyltransferase: MNIRKGNPEDMKSVLGLIQELAVFEKEPEAVTITEDDLIRDGFGTNPLFHVFVAEVENEIVGIALYYYRYSTWKGKTIHLEDLIVKDKMRGSGLGFALYSEIMRQGKRDQVRRVEWNVLDWNTPAVKFYENSGAKILDGWQVVQMDEDGINSFLEKL, translated from the coding sequence ATGAATATTAGAAAAGGGAATCCTGAAGACATGAAATCGGTTTTAGGACTAATACAGGAGTTGGCTGTATTCGAAAAAGAACCTGAAGCAGTCACCATAACGGAAGATGATTTAATACGTGATGGTTTTGGCACAAATCCTTTGTTCCATGTTTTTGTCGCAGAGGTCGAAAACGAGATTGTTGGAATTGCATTGTATTATTATCGTTACTCTACGTGGAAAGGTAAAACTATCCATCTGGAAGATCTGATTGTAAAGGACAAAATGCGCGGATCCGGTTTGGGATTTGCCCTTTATTCTGAAATTATGAGACAGGGAAAAAGAGATCAGGTAAGAAGAGTTGAATGGAATGTGCTGGATTGGAATACACCGGCGGTTAAATTCTACGAAAATTCAGGAGCAAAAATCCTTGACGGATGGCAGGTAGTTCAAATGGACGAAGACGGAATTAATTCGTTTTTAGAAAAATTATAA
- a CDS encoding helix-turn-helix domain-containing protein: MNLFVGYKLKILRKNMGWTQERMSDQLFISQSAYARLENGQSQSWAGHIDNICKIFEIKPEALFRREEEIKSVEIGHDEMTQNALLSVYQKIIKKYETQILELEQVIRDLKEDKQ, from the coding sequence ATGAACTTATTTGTAGGTTATAAATTAAAGATTCTCAGAAAGAATATGGGATGGACACAAGAGCGGATGTCTGATCAATTATTTATTTCGCAGTCGGCATATGCTCGCTTGGAAAATGGTCAAAGTCAATCGTGGGCAGGTCATATTGATAACATATGTAAAATCTTTGAGATAAAACCAGAAGCGTTATTTAGAAGGGAAGAAGAAATAAAGAGCGTGGAAATCGGACACGATGAAATGACTCAAAATGCTTTGCTCAGTGTTTATCAAAAAATAATAAAGAAATATGAAACGCAAATCTTAGAATTGGAGCAAGTAATTAGGGATTTAAAGGAGGATAAACAGTAA
- a CDS encoding PorP/SprF family type IX secretion system membrane protein has translation MRRKLILFVILFTVIASHAQQDAQYTQYMYNTININPAYAGSRGVLSVFGLYRTQWVGLDGAPKTGTLSVNTPINNSHVGVGVSLVSDKIGPTNENTLSADLSYSVQVSAESKISFGIKGSANLFNLDINKLNLADQGDPQFQDFSNKFNPNIGAGVYWHSDKAYVGLSVPNFIETNRYDDNDIVIYKDKINYYFMTGYVFNLDDYQYIKFKPAALVKMIQGVPLQVDVSANFMFNDKFVAGLAYRWNASLSAMAGFQVTDGLYIGYGYDRETTRLNNYNSGSHEIFLRYEFFSNKGKMITPRFF, from the coding sequence ATGAGAAGAAAATTAATTTTATTCGTCATACTGTTTACTGTGATTGCCAGTCATGCACAACAAGATGCACAGTATACGCAATACATGTACAACACCATAAACATCAATCCGGCTTATGCGGGATCCCGAGGAGTATTAAGTGTTTTTGGTTTATATCGTACACAATGGGTTGGACTTGACGGCGCACCTAAGACGGGTACTCTTTCAGTTAACACACCTATAAACAATAGTCATGTGGGAGTTGGAGTTTCATTGGTTAGCGACAAAATCGGACCGACCAATGAAAACACGCTTTCTGCAGATCTCTCGTATAGTGTTCAGGTCTCTGCCGAATCTAAAATTTCGTTTGGAATCAAGGGATCTGCTAATTTATTCAATTTAGATATCAATAAATTGAACCTAGCCGATCAGGGAGATCCGCAATTTCAAGATTTCAGCAATAAATTCAATCCAAATATCGGAGCCGGGGTTTACTGGCATTCTGATAAAGCTTATGTTGGACTATCGGTACCAAACTTTATTGAAACCAATCGTTATGATGACAATGATATTGTGATCTACAAAGATAAAATCAATTACTACTTCATGACCGGTTACGTTTTTAATTTAGATGATTATCAATACATCAAATTTAAACCGGCTGCACTCGTTAAAATGATACAAGGTGTTCCTTTACAAGTAGATGTTTCAGCCAATTTTATGTTCAACGATAAATTTGTTGCCGGTTTAGCGTACAGATGGAACGCTTCACTGAGTGCGATGGCCGGATTTCAAGTCACAGATGGTTTGTATATTGGATATGGTTACGATCGTGAAACTACGAGGTTAAACAACTACAATTCAGGATCGCATGAAATATTCTTACGATACGAATTCTTCTCCAATAAAGGTAAAATGATAACTCCTCGTTTCTTCTAA
- a CDS encoding OmpA family protein: MKNYILLCLTVIIVSSFDSYSQQSEVNSGDKKYDHYAYDAIKTHERVAKKGYKSEDMFKKLGNSYYFNSEFEGAAKWYGELFAMNTNVESEYYYRYAQSLKSTGQLDKANRILDEFDTKFKNDSRGKLYLENLNYLDRIKENSGRYTIENAGINSKYSDYGTFVHNNKVYFASARDTGSFSQRKHKWTNDYFTNIYMADVDSVKVSKIKNTLNTKFHESSPVFTKDGKTIYFTRNSYLTGKKGRDANKTTLIKIYKATLENGKWDHVTPLSFDSDNYSTAHPALSPDEKTLYFASDMPGTLGQSDIFKVAINSNGDFGTPENLGNSINTEGKETFPYVTAENEIYFASDGHPGLGGLDVFVGEITKDGTVRNIQNLGNDINSPKDDFAYIIDPVSRKGYFSSNKDGGQGSDDIYKFLETKRLKCIQELSGLITDAETGAILSGAKVTLFNNQMEIKATTIADATGSYSFPVECGITYNVRVQKTDYTTREVSITIEKITGKSTGRTALSIALEKSMRNVTVGDDLGKCFGIKMIYFDLDKYNIRPEAALDLEKILATLNDYPTMKIDIRSHTDSRANFKYNEVLSDNRAKSTLQWLVKNGINPDRLTSKGYGETQLVNKCADGVACTEEEHQQNRRSEFIITAL; the protein is encoded by the coding sequence ATGAAAAATTATATCCTACTTTGTCTGACAGTTATTATTGTTTCTTCATTTGACAGTTATTCTCAGCAGTCGGAAGTAAATTCCGGCGATAAAAAATACGATCATTATGCCTACGATGCCATAAAGACTCATGAACGTGTGGCCAAAAAAGGATACAAGTCTGAAGATATGTTTAAAAAACTAGGTAACTCCTATTATTTTAACTCTGAATTTGAAGGTGCGGCAAAATGGTACGGCGAGTTATTTGCCATGAATACCAATGTAGAATCGGAGTATTATTACAGATATGCTCAATCTTTAAAGTCAACCGGGCAGCTGGATAAAGCAAATAGAATTTTGGATGAATTTGATACAAAATTCAAAAATGACAGCAGAGGTAAACTTTATCTAGAAAATTTAAACTATCTCGATCGGATTAAAGAAAATTCCGGTCGTTATACCATTGAAAATGCAGGTATTAATTCAAAGTATTCCGATTATGGAACTTTTGTACACAACAATAAAGTCTATTTTGCTTCGGCTAGAGACACCGGAAGTTTTTCGCAACGCAAACACAAATGGACAAATGATTATTTCACCAACATCTACATGGCCGATGTGGATTCTGTTAAAGTATCAAAGATAAAAAATACGTTAAACACAAAATTTCATGAATCTTCACCGGTCTTTACTAAAGATGGCAAAACGATTTATTTCACAAGAAACAGTTATCTAACAGGGAAAAAAGGAAGAGATGCCAATAAAACTACTTTAATAAAAATATACAAAGCGACTCTTGAAAATGGTAAATGGGACCATGTAACACCATTATCTTTTGACAGTGACAATTACAGTACTGCTCATCCTGCTCTGAGTCCGGACGAGAAAACATTATACTTTGCTTCTGATATGCCTGGAACATTGGGACAGTCTGATATTTTCAAAGTAGCTATAAACAGTAACGGTGATTTCGGAACGCCCGAAAACTTAGGTAACAGTATCAATACGGAGGGTAAAGAAACCTTCCCGTATGTAACAGCCGAGAATGAAATTTATTTTGCCTCTGACGGGCATCCCGGACTTGGTGGTCTGGATGTTTTTGTCGGTGAAATTACAAAAGACGGAACGGTCCGTAACATTCAAAATCTCGGAAATGACATTAATTCTCCAAAAGATGACTTTGCCTACATCATTGATCCTGTTTCGAGAAAAGGGTATTTTAGTTCCAATAAAGACGGTGGACAGGGTTCTGATGATATATATAAATTTCTGGAAACCAAAAGGCTAAAATGCATCCAAGAACTAAGCGGACTCATTACTGATGCTGAAACGGGAGCCATTTTATCCGGAGCAAAAGTAACTTTGTTTAACAATCAGATGGAGATAAAAGCTACGACAATTGCGGACGCTACCGGATCTTATAGTTTTCCTGTCGAATGTGGTATAACCTATAATGTAAGAGTCCAAAAAACAGACTACACTACCAGAGAAGTGAGCATTACAATTGAAAAAATAACCGGAAAATCAACCGGAAGAACAGCCTTATCTATTGCTCTTGAAAAGTCTATGCGTAATGTAACAGTGGGGGATGATTTAGGAAAATGTTTTGGTATAAAAATGATCTATTTCGACTTGGACAAATATAATATCCGTCCTGAAGCTGCTTTGGATTTAGAAAAAATACTGGCTACATTAAATGATTATCCAACAATGAAAATTGATATTCGTTCTCATACCGATAGTCGTGCCAATTTTAAATACAATGAGGTTTTGTCTGACAACAGAGCTAAATCTACTCTGCAATGGCTTGTAAAAAATGGAATAAATCCGGACAGATTAACAAGTAAAGGTTATGGAGAAACACAATTGGTAAACAAATGTGCTGATGGCGTTGCTTGTACAGAAGAGGAGCACCAACAAAACAGACGAAGTGAGTTTATTATCACAGCCCTTTAA
- a CDS encoding glycosyltransferase, with product MSIDYSANKTILVAPLNWGLGHATRCIPIIKALQENNYIPIIASDGIALALLRKEFPYIETLELPSYHIEYAKNGKNFKWKLIKNLPKMITAILDEKKMVKGLIKKHGIDGIISDNRLGVFSKKIPSVFMTHQLNVMTGNTTWFTSKCHQHIIKKYTECWVPDTNEVVNLTGTLGHLETNELNLKYIGPLSRMRKKETPKLYDLMVILSGPEPQRTYLDEKLQEEVKNYKGKVVFVKGVVEKTQTKQEIGNVTYYNFMNSKQLEQTFNESDLVLCRSGYTTVMDLAKLGKKAFFIPTPGQYEQEYLAIKLQDENLVPYATQNDFTIEDLSKVKSFKGLSQFKNNIDWDSLFSIFEA from the coding sequence ATGAGCATTGACTATTCTGCGAACAAAACTATTTTAGTAGCTCCGTTAAATTGGGGCTTAGGACATGCAACAAGATGTATTCCTATCATAAAAGCGCTTCAGGAAAACAATTATATCCCAATAATCGCTTCTGACGGAATTGCATTGGCTTTACTGCGAAAAGAATTTCCATACATAGAAACACTTGAACTGCCTTCTTATCATATAGAATATGCCAAAAACGGCAAAAACTTCAAATGGAAACTAATTAAAAACTTACCTAAAATGATTACAGCCATTTTAGATGAGAAAAAAATGGTGAAGGGACTAATAAAAAAACACGGAATTGACGGTATTATATCCGATAACCGATTGGGCGTTTTCAGTAAAAAGATTCCATCGGTTTTTATGACACATCAGCTCAATGTGATGACGGGGAATACCACCTGGTTTACCAGTAAATGCCATCAACACATTATAAAAAAATATACTGAATGTTGGGTTCCTGATACTAATGAAGTTGTAAACTTAACCGGTACTTTGGGACACCTCGAAACCAATGAGCTGAATTTAAAGTATATTGGTCCATTAAGCCGAATGCGTAAAAAAGAAACGCCTAAACTTTATGATCTGATGGTTATACTGTCGGGACCTGAACCTCAACGCACTTATTTGGACGAAAAACTACAAGAAGAGGTTAAAAATTATAAAGGCAAAGTTGTTTTTGTAAAAGGAGTAGTAGAGAAAACACAAACCAAACAGGAAATTGGAAATGTTACCTACTACAATTTCATGAATTCAAAACAATTGGAACAGACCTTTAACGAAAGCGATTTGGTTTTATGTCGTTCGGGATACACCACTGTTATGGATTTGGCGAAACTGGGTAAAAAAGCCTTTTTTATTCCAACCCCGGGACAGTATGAGCAGGAATATCTGGCCATAAAACTTCAAGACGAGAATCTGGTACCTTATGCAACGCAAAACGACTTTACGATTGAAGATCTTTCAAAAGTAAAATCGTTTAAAGGTTTATCTCAATTTAAAAATAACATCGACTGGGATTCGTTATTTTCTATTTTTGAAGCGTAA
- a CDS encoding HupE/UreJ family protein → MSQFWIYFQIGLKHVLDIHAYDHVLFLIALTVPYAFKDWKRILLLVSVFTIGHTVALVLSVFGIITVKVDLVEFLIPITILITALYHLFTAGKTSKNDGVNLLFFVTLFFGIIHGLGFSNYFKTILGGSATSKLLPLGEFALGIEVAQLVVVFVVLILSYIVQTVFRFSKRDWALVMSAFIVGVVIPMIIESPIWNR, encoded by the coding sequence ATGTCACAGTTTTGGATTTATTTTCAAATAGGATTAAAGCATGTTTTAGATATACACGCCTATGATCACGTTCTTTTTTTAATTGCATTAACAGTTCCTTATGCCTTCAAGGATTGGAAACGTATTTTGCTTTTAGTTTCTGTTTTTACAATTGGTCATACAGTGGCGTTAGTGCTTTCTGTTTTTGGCATTATTACGGTAAAAGTAGATCTTGTTGAATTTTTGATTCCGATTACGATTTTAATAACCGCTTTGTATCATTTGTTCACGGCAGGAAAGACATCCAAGAATGATGGTGTGAATTTATTGTTTTTTGTGACCTTGTTTTTTGGAATTATACACGGACTTGGATTTTCGAATTATTTCAAGACGATATTAGGTGGTTCGGCAACTTCAAAATTACTACCTTTGGGAGAGTTTGCTTTAGGAATTGAAGTAGCACAGTTAGTTGTCGTTTTTGTGGTTTTGATACTGTCTTATATAGTGCAGACTGTTTTTCGTTTTTCAAAACGCGATTGGGCACTGGTAATGTCGGCTTTTATTGTGGGAGTTGTCATTCCCATGATTATTGAAAGCCCTATTTGGAACAGATAA
- the fbp gene encoding class 1 fructose-bisphosphatase produces the protein MEERNKTLGEFIIENQKAFQYSSGELSRIINSIRLAAKVVNYKVNKAGLVDIVGAAGEQNVQGEDQQKLDVYANEVFIQTLINREIVCGIASEENDDFITVQGSDNAHNNKYVVLMDPLDGSSNIDVNVSVGTIFSVFRRVTPIGTPVTSEDFLQPGVNQVAAGYVIYGTSTMLVYTTGHGVNGFTLNPAIGTFYLSHPNMKFPVDGHIYSVNEGNYVHFPQGVKNYIKYCQREEEDRPYTSRYIGSLVSDFHRNMIKGGIYLYPTSSKAPKGKLRLLYECNPMAFIAEQAGGKATDGFGRIMEIQPTELHQRVPFFCGSYNMVEKAEAFMAEAQ, from the coding sequence ATGGAAGAACGCAATAAAACACTGGGAGAGTTTATTATTGAGAATCAAAAAGCATTTCAATACTCGTCAGGGGAGTTATCCCGGATTATCAACTCTATACGTTTGGCGGCGAAAGTCGTGAACTATAAAGTAAACAAAGCAGGATTAGTGGACATCGTTGGCGCTGCCGGCGAGCAAAATGTTCAGGGAGAAGATCAGCAGAAATTAGATGTTTATGCAAACGAAGTATTTATCCAGACGTTAATTAACCGTGAGATTGTCTGTGGTATTGCTTCTGAAGAAAACGATGATTTTATTACTGTTCAGGGTAGCGATAACGCCCATAATAATAAGTATGTGGTTTTAATGGATCCTTTAGATGGATCTTCAAATATCGATGTGAATGTTTCAGTAGGAACTATCTTTTCGGTTTTCAGAAGAGTTACACCAATTGGAACTCCGGTTACTAGCGAGGATTTTTTACAGCCGGGAGTTAATCAGGTTGCGGCGGGTTATGTCATTTATGGAACCTCGACAATGTTGGTGTATACCACAGGTCATGGTGTAAATGGTTTTACTTTAAATCCGGCTATCGGAACGTTTTATCTTTCACATCCTAATATGAAATTTCCGGTTGACGGGCATATTTATTCGGTAAACGAAGGGAATTATGTGCATTTTCCACAAGGAGTAAAAAACTACATAAAATATTGCCAGAGAGAAGAAGAGGACAGACCGTATACTTCAAGATATATTGGAAGTCTAGTTTCTGATTTTCATAGAAATATGATTAAAGGCGGAATTTATTTGTATCCAACAAGCTCAAAAGCACCAAAAGGGAAATTGCGTTTGCTGTATGAATGTAATCCAATGGCCTTTATTGCAGAGCAAGCAGGCGGAAAAGCAACAGATGGTTTTGGAAGAATCATGGAAATCCAACCGACTGAATTGCATCAAAGAGTACCGTTCTTCTGCGGAAGTTATAATATGGTAGAAAAAGCCGAAGCATTTATGGCCGAAGCTCAATAA